A DNA window from Mycoplasmopsis pullorum contains the following coding sequences:
- a CDS encoding DEAD/DEAH box helicase produces MFNADEGRYKVILDNLLEITPNDATVFTTINNKYFFDFYKFFGKNAFSFIYGSKGFKFPLLEVNLLQLLSQMETAQTYEEVLHLLHENDQDISDGAKVQLRNNFEATKSKIIEKIRVDFQKSTLKWKLLLNRAREINDEINIWPLHLGFLYVSLVIDDKTFYAPMFFKEVVIEFENGRPFLLSNGDIKVNEKLIFILNNAGFNIHFDFDYSTKSISELVHYLAKIWGQTFKIPQSIQGPFQRFRSEDIKNLTLNFHPGITLGIFLPSGGYARNRMKEIIEKNEIDNIFDIEFNKNIYKYRIKNTIFDPSVGLFKITPTNYSQDKAIVSALGQNTIIWGPPGTGKSQTIVNLLANILVYGKTGIVASQKKAALEVIRKRMSDLRMFCLFILTSKDMRKKSFYKPIKEYLNFLEYFEESYSIKPIKVIRDDERRWVDKVAEIAENPKYSEILEAYFYLYNNLDKLTNDDIDYILTLPANIIYPYTPINNNIYKSIMRANRVNLWHYFKNYKNLRTIALQIERNLNDFKGSLAELVIKFRNLDPSDIAWLREFLELLPEMESDEKTDIQIIKNIVGERVFNKVNNFSPEKRKLYSEFAASVRIGNLEPYKFIKRYSSLIKELFPIIIATPDTDLSAWHKEEFDYAIMDESSQIFIEKGLPILYLAKTKVLAGDEKQMKPSNWFRVRTTDDSIFGNVESLLDYAHSLGVYSILLDKNYRSNHAALMTFSSKYFYESSLDVIDSAHKANSEAIEVIEVNGAWEDNRNVVEAEVAIDIVDLNLNKYKKIILLAFNAKQCDYITNLIYQNYSHLEEALEEGRLMIRNIENIQGDEADLVVATIAYDKNSKIHSTYVGRPGGMNALNVAISRAKDKMVIIKTIKSSDINNYHNSADTKLFREWLLFLEKTNNERRELLKTSVNRYKPKAPLKINSNLVAEVKSVIGEIIKPYMNVKMVENYPVGTIYIDLVVLVDNKPYKCFLFDNFSYANDYEAYVLFKDYFKFLKSKHYDTKILNDVIWLRDKKTILDWFSASQIQEFSGVEFAAENEEPEDLFEKEEFLEDVEVKDSETLTKEWKIFLDDQDKEAELAKEKAKTQAKTTKKTTTTSANNKKKSSANSKSKNSSSNKSKTTNKKQ; encoded by the coding sequence ATGTTTAATGCTGATGAAGGACGTTACAAAGTTATTTTAGATAACTTACTTGAAATTACACCAAATGATGCAACAGTTTTTACCACGATTAATAATAAGTACTTTTTCGACTTTTATAAATTCTTTGGTAAAAACGCTTTTAGCTTTATTTATGGTTCAAAAGGATTTAAATTTCCACTACTTGAAGTCAATTTACTTCAACTTTTAAGTCAAATGGAAACTGCTCAAACTTATGAAGAAGTATTGCATTTATTGCACGAGAACGACCAAGATATTAGTGATGGTGCAAAGGTACAACTTCGTAATAATTTTGAAGCAACTAAAAGCAAGATTATCGAAAAGATTCGTGTAGACTTTCAAAAATCAACCTTAAAATGAAAACTCTTACTTAATCGTGCACGTGAAATTAATGACGAAATTAATATTTGACCATTGCATTTAGGTTTTTTATATGTTTCATTAGTAATTGATGATAAAACTTTCTATGCACCGATGTTTTTTAAAGAAGTGGTAATCGAATTTGAAAATGGTCGTCCTTTCTTATTGAGTAACGGTGATATTAAAGTTAATGAAAAGTTAATTTTTATTTTAAATAATGCCGGATTTAACATTCATTTTGATTTTGATTATTCAACTAAAAGCATTAGTGAATTAGTTCACTATTTAGCTAAAATTTGAGGTCAAACTTTTAAAATTCCACAATCAATTCAAGGTCCATTCCAAAGATTTCGTAGCGAAGATATTAAAAACTTAACACTTAATTTCCATCCAGGGATTACACTCGGAATTTTCCTACCATCAGGCGGATACGCTCGTAACAGAATGAAAGAAATCATTGAAAAAAACGAAATTGACAACATTTTTGACATTGAATTCAATAAAAATATTTATAAATATCGGATCAAAAATACCATCTTCGATCCGAGTGTGGGACTATTTAAAATTACTCCAACCAACTATTCACAAGATAAAGCGATTGTGTCCGCACTGGGACAAAATACCATCATTTGAGGGCCTCCTGGGACAGGTAAGAGTCAAACAATTGTTAACCTATTAGCTAATATTTTAGTTTATGGTAAAACTGGGATAGTTGCTTCGCAAAAGAAAGCTGCTTTAGAGGTTATCCGTAAGAGAATGAGCGACTTAAGAATGTTTTGTTTATTTATTCTTACCTCTAAAGATATGCGGAAAAAAAGTTTTTACAAACCAATTAAGGAATATCTAAACTTTTTAGAATACTTTGAAGAATCATACTCAATTAAACCAATTAAAGTTATACGTGATGATGAACGTCGTTGAGTTGATAAGGTAGCTGAAATTGCTGAAAATCCAAAATATAGTGAAATTTTAGAAGCTTATTTCTACTTATATAATAATTTAGATAAGTTAACAAATGACGATATTGACTATATTTTGACCTTACCAGCTAATATTATTTATCCATACACACCAATTAATAATAATATTTATAAATCAATTATGCGTGCAAATCGTGTTAACTTGTGACATTATTTTAAAAATTACAAGAATTTAAGAACTATCGCATTACAAATTGAACGTAACTTAAACGATTTTAAAGGTAGTTTAGCTGAATTAGTAATTAAATTCAGAAATCTTGATCCAAGTGATATTGCTTGATTACGTGAATTTTTAGAGTTATTACCAGAAATGGAAAGTGACGAAAAAACTGACATTCAAATTATTAAAAACATCGTTGGAGAAAGAGTCTTTAATAAAGTTAATAACTTTAGTCCTGAAAAACGTAAATTATATAGTGAATTTGCTGCATCGGTGCGGATTGGTAATTTAGAACCATATAAATTTATTAAACGTTATAGTTCTTTAATTAAAGAGTTATTTCCGATTATTATTGCAACACCAGATACCGACTTAAGTGCTTGACATAAAGAAGAATTTGACTATGCAATTATGGATGAGTCATCACAAATTTTCATCGAAAAAGGTTTACCAATTCTATATTTAGCAAAAACTAAGGTCTTAGCTGGTGATGAAAAACAAATGAAACCATCAAATTGATTTAGAGTTAGAACTACCGATGATTCAATTTTCGGTAATGTTGAATCACTTTTAGATTATGCTCACTCGCTTGGTGTTTATAGCATTTTGCTTGATAAAAACTACCGTTCAAATCACGCGGCCTTAATGACTTTCTCAAGTAAATATTTCTATGAATCATCGCTTGATGTTATCGATTCAGCACACAAAGCAAACAGCGAAGCGATCGAAGTTATTGAAGTAAATGGTGCTTGAGAAGATAACCGTAACGTGGTTGAAGCTGAAGTAGCTATTGACATTGTTGATTTAAACCTTAATAAATATAAAAAGATCATTTTATTAGCATTTAACGCTAAACAATGCGACTATATTACCAATTTAATTTATCAAAACTACTCACATCTTGAAGAAGCTTTAGAAGAAGGTCGCTTAATGATCCGAAACATTGAAAATATTCAAGGTGATGAAGCGGATTTAGTCGTTGCAACAATCGCATATGATAAAAACTCAAAAATTCACTCAACTTATGTTGGACGTCCAGGCGGAATGAATGCGTTAAACGTTGCAATTTCGCGTGCTAAAGATAAGATGGTAATCATTAAAACTATTAAATCAAGTGATATTAATAACTATCACAATTCTGCAGATACTAAATTATTTAGAGAATGATTATTATTCTTAGAAAAAACCAACAACGAACGTCGTGAACTACTTAAAACTTCAGTTAACCGTTACAAACCAAAAGCTCCTTTAAAAATCAATTCAAACTTAGTTGCAGAGGTAAAATCGGTTATTGGAGAAATTATCAAACCATATATGAATGTTAAGATGGTTGAAAATTATCCAGTTGGTACAATTTATATTGATTTAGTTGTTTTAGTCGACAACAAACCATATAAATGTTTCTTATTTGATAACTTTAGTTATGCAAATGATTATGAAGCTTATGTTTTATTTAAGGATTATTTCAAATTCTTAAAATCAAAACACTACGATACCAAAATTTTAAACGATGTAATTTGATTACGTGATAAAAAAACCATTCTAGATTGATTTAGTGCTAGTCAAATTCAAGAATTTTCAGGTGTTGAATTTGCTGCAGAAAACGAAGAGCCTGAAGATTTATTCGAAAAAGAAGAATTTTTAGAAGATGTCGAAGTTAAAGATTCTGAAACCTTGACTAAAGAATGAAAAATTTTCCTAGATGATCAAGATAAAGAAGCTGAATTAGCAAAAGAAAAAGCTAAAACTCAAGCTAAAACAACTAAAAAAACAACCACAACTTCAGCAAATAATAAGAAAAAAAGCTCAGCAAATAGCAAAAGCAAAAATTCATCATCAAACAAAAGTAAAACAACAAACAAAAAACAATAA
- a CDS encoding ArsR/SmtB family transcription factor, whose amino-acid sequence MKLEKFFKICSNETNIRLIIHLYSCDKNECNVQTFVELLNKKQANISKHFMELRRLKIVDYVRNGHEIFYKLNDNFRTKFNSYLSLIVQDHCYDKFTCACAVLEIHATKNDENCVHECCDDE is encoded by the coding sequence ATGAAATTAGAAAAATTCTTTAAGATTTGTTCTAACGAAACGAATATTCGTTTAATTATTCACTTATATTCATGTGATAAAAATGAATGTAATGTTCAAACATTTGTCGAATTGCTAAACAAAAAACAAGCTAATATTTCCAAACACTTTATGGAATTACGTCGACTAAAAATTGTCGATTATGTGCGAAATGGTCACGAAATTTTTTACAAATTAAATGATAATTTTCGGACAAAATTTAATTCATATTTAAGTTTAATCGTGCAAGACCACTGTTATGATAAATTCACTTGTGCTTGTGCTGTTTTAGAAATTCACGCTACAAAAAATGATGAAAATTGCGTTCATGAATGTTGTGATGATGAGTAA